The following are encoded in a window of Vigna unguiculata cultivar IT97K-499-35 chromosome 8, ASM411807v1, whole genome shotgun sequence genomic DNA:
- the LOC114193895 gene encoding 26S proteasome non-ATPase regulatory subunit 11 homolog, producing the protein MDSFSRIILAQQTKDPSEKISILYEVLDDPSSGCWALRAKEQAIIHLAEQFMEDNWAVDLYSLLTHLRSFFSLIPKAQTANVMRNIIDSVGAIPGSSDLEITICKEMVQWTRAERRTFLRQRLEARLAALLVEYEEYSEALTLLNGLVKEVIRLDDKLLLIDVHLLESKLHFSLRNFQKAKAALIAARTAANAVYVPPVDQFSIDFQGGILHAEDKDYNTAYRYFFEAFKSFSALDKKDPNVVLSLKYMLLCKIMVGQAHHVAGIISHEAGPKYVGPDLAVMKIVADAVCRRSLKLFKIVLRNYKPQLEEDPIVHRHLSFLHGDILEHNLCRLIEPFSRVEIVHVSELIGLPVDDVERKLSQMILDKKLGGTLDQSGCLVIFDDPKTDALYTSTFQTISNIGKVVDSLYARSAKIIA; encoded by the coding sequence ATGGATTCTTTTTCTCGTATTATTCTGGCACAGCAAACCAAAGACCCATCTGAGAAAATATCCATTCTTTATGAGGTACTTGATGATCCTTCTTCTGGCTGTTGGGCTTTGAGAGCGAAAGAGCAGGCCATCATACACCTCGCCGAGCAGTTCATGGAAGACAACTGGGCAGTGGATCTGTACAGCCTTCTTACTCATTTGAGGTCCTTCTTTTCGTTGATTCCAAAGGCACAAACGGCAAATGTTATGAGGAACATAATTGATTCTGTGGGTGCAATACCAGGGAGTTCTGATCTAGAAATTACTATCTGTAAAGAAATGGTGCAATGGACTCGTGCTGAAAGGCGTACCTTTCTGAGGCAGCGACTTGAGGCAAGACTTGCAGCACTACTCGTGGAATATGAGGAGTATTCGGAAGCTTTGACTCTCCTCAATGGCCTGGTCAAAGAGGTTATAAGACTAGATGACAAGCTTCTACTTATAGACGTACACTTGCTTGAAAGCAAGCTACACTTTTCCTTGAGAAACTTTCAAAAGGCAAAAGCCGCCCTAATAGCTGCAAGAACAGCTGCAAATGCTGTTTATGTTCCTCCAGTTGATCAATTTTCCATAGATTTTCAGGGTGGGATTCTTCATGCCGAGGACAAGGATTACAATACTGCATACAGATATTTCTTTGAAGCTTTTAAGTCTTTCAGCGCTCTTGACAAGAAAGACCCCAATGTGGTACTTAGCCTGAAATACATGCTGTTGTGTAAGATCATGGTCGGTCAAGCTCATCATGTGGCCGGAATTATATCACATGAAGCTGGCCCAAAATACGTTGGACCCGACTTGGCTGTCATGAAAATAGTAGCTGATGCTGTTTGCAGGCGATCTCTGAAATTGTTCAAAATCGTTTTGCGAAATTACAAGCCTCAGTTGGAGGAAGACCCAATTGTCCACAGGCACCTTTCATTCCTGCATGGTGATATCCTGGAACACAACCTATGCAGATTGATTGAACCTTTCTCAAGGGTAGAGATTGTACACGTTTCTGAACTAATTGGGCTTCCTGTTGATGATGTGGAGCGGAAGTTGTCGCAGATGATTTTGGACAAGAAGTTGGGTGGGACATTGGATCAATCTGGATGCCTTGTGATATTTGATGATCCCAAAACGGATGCCTTATACACTTCAACCTTCCAAACCATTTCTAATATTGGGAAAGTCGTGGACAGTCTTTATGCTAGGTCTGCCAAGATAATTGCATGA